A segment of the Chiloscyllium plagiosum isolate BGI_BamShark_2017 chromosome 39, ASM401019v2, whole genome shotgun sequence genome:
agcatCACCATTggtttgattagaaaaataactgAAACTGGCTTGAGGTGGAAATCAGCAGTTGGACGCAGTGACATCGGTTCCAGAGGTCACTGCTGAACATGAATCTCAGAGATCCATGCAGTGGCAGGGAACATAGATTACAGCCACTAAGGAAAGGACCCATCGCTGCCACAATCTCAGGGTAAAGGGACCCTCATCGAAGACtcggatgaggaggaattccttccctcagagggttgtgggtctttggaatgccttgccacagacagcttgGGATGCCTTGCATATATTTAAAGccgagttagattagattagattagattagattagcttagattactttacagtgtggaaacaggcccttcggcccaacaagtccacaccgacctgctgaagcgcaacccacccataccctacatttaccccttaactaacactacgggtaatttagcatagccaattcacttgacctgcacatctttggactNNNNNNNNNNNNNNNNNNNNNNNNNNNNNNNNNNNNNNNNNNNNNNNNNNNNNNNNNNNNNNNNNNNNNNNNNNNNNNNNNNNNNNNNNNNNNNNNNNNNNNNNNNNNNNNNNNNNNNNNNNNNNNNNNNNNNNNNNNNNNNNNNNNNNNNNNNNNNNNNNNNNNNNNNNNNNNNNNNNNNNNNNNNNNNNNNNNNNNNNNNNNNNNNNNNNNNNNNNNNNNNNNNNNNNNNNNNNNNNNNNNNNNNNNNNNNNNNNNNNNNNNNNNNNNNNNNNNNNNNNNNNNNNNNNNNNNNNNNNNNNNNNNNNNNNNNNNNNNNNNNNNNNNNNNNNNNNNNNNNNNNNNNNNNNNNNNNNNNNNNNNNNNNNNNNNNNNNNNNNNNNNNNNNNNNNNNNNNNNNNNNNNNNNNNNNNNNNNNNNNNNNNNNNNNNNNNNNNNNNNNNNNNNNNNNNNNNNNNNNNNNNNNNNNNNNNNNNNNNNNNNNNNNNNNNNNNNNNNNNGAATGACaaaacacctttttaaaaaaaaattccaatgattGCATTCATATCTATGGTTCTTAGTTGCATGACATGTGAGACCTTTAACTTGTTTTGAACTATTTTtttcttaatcaccctgttcagatgTTGTTACACATGTGGAGCAGGTAGGCCTTGTACCAGGGAAGGgacgctaccactgcaccataagagcctGTTTCAACATTCTTCTGAAATTTCTTATCCTTCTTTAGACTTTGGTAGTTAATCATCCTGACAAGTGTCACCTTAATGAAAATTGCAGCAACATACAACAGCAGTCTCATGGGGTTTTTAATCATTGCAGATAAATAGCTGAAGTTGTCAAATATTAAATACCTGTTTCCCCAATACCATATCAATAAGAATGAAATCTGTGGGTTTCGATGTAAATGCAGGTTTACATTTATTGTTAAACAATTTCCTGCAGTCTACTGTCCACAATGCTTCCCTCCTAGCATTTGGAAAAGCAGAAAGAATGGACTGCTGTCCTGAAATAATGCATGTGTTCATATTTTTAATATCTTACCTCAAATACAATAGATGTCTCCATTATAGAAGGGGAAAGGATGGATAGTAGAGATCCTGAGCTTGTCAGGATCAAGATCCACATGAAACACAATAGAAATAACATTCATCGAATAGAAGCATCCCACCACTCTACTGTCCCTCTCCACAACATGATTGGTTTATAGATTGTGTAGTGGATCTAGTACAGATTAATATCCTTCAACTGCTGTGATCAATATCAGTGACCCTTAGCCGAGGTGAACCAGTTCTACAGGTGTCATTGTATTTAACACTGTGTACAGGGAGAAATATCCATTGACAAACTTGTCAAACACTGAGATGAATTGGGGAGCTCTGATTCTGGACGACTGATGCTATCAGTTTGCAGAAAATCAAAGCAACTAAAATCAATTCCATTGCTGATGAGATAATGGAGGCGGGGAGTGGGGGGATGAAATGTGTGTACGTGAAATAGAAAGATACCTTTTGGATGTGGTTGGGATTCGGGAAGGGAGAAGGAGGCAGGGAGTGTGGCTGCTAACTTTGACAAAATTTGTCTCTCCCTCCCAGCAATCTTTGCATGGGCTTCAGTTTCACATTTATAGATCGATCTAGATgaaggggaatagagaaatgTATGTCCACGTTTCTGGGTGATAAAGTAAGTGGTGTGGCTGGGAGCTGAAAGTTTGCAACAAGACATTGTAAAAATGAATGAGTAAACACCAACAGACAGGACTCAATGTGAGGAAGAGTGAGGCTTTCTGTTGGAAAGTCCTAACCTAactgtgcatgatgtagatataggagatgttgttctgattaagcaacatccttatgggCATAACaatctaaagttggcacaggttcagaggGAGCTAgggcgcatgctccaagatggcataatcaaagtgagttagaGTGACTgcagctcacccatagtcatggtgacAAAGCCAGATaatacccaacggttatgtgtggactatcacaaaatcaACACTGTTACAGAGATTGACGCATatccacggttggaggactgtgtcaaaaacGTGGagcaagcaacttacatttctaagtaggacttgctcagaggctacctgcaagtacctctgtcagagagagcaaagacaattttggcttttgtaacgcCAGATGGacaatatcagttcaaagtcatgccatttagtatgaaaaatgttccagccacatttcagagactgactaataaggtcattgccagatgaaccaactgtgtggtgtatattgatgacctggtgattttcagTCACTTCTGGAAGGAACATTTATCGGACTTGGTCGGTTGACTTCGGAAGGTGGTAAACcaggctaaaagtgaatttgccaaagtccaagtcaccttcctgggccatgttattggacatggtcaaatggccccatgggatgtgaaaacaaaagtagttggggaatttcccacaccgttgACGAAAAAAGCTGTACTACCgttcctggggttgagtggattttaccgaaagtttgtgctgaattttagcagtgtggctgctccacaagctgaattgttaaaaaaagagcaagaaatttcagtggacagcggactgacAGCCTAaacactgtgttaaccactgccccagtattagccacagcGGATTACACAAAGCTTTTCAAAGTGGTTATTGATGTCAATGATGTGGGTATCCGTGCGATGCTCCTGCAGGAAGATCACGAGGCAATAGAAAGACCCANNNNNNNNNNNNNNNNNNNNNNNNNNNNNNNNNNNNNNNNNNNNNNNNNNNNNNNNNNNNNNNNNNNNNNNNNNNNNNNNNNNNNNNNNNNNNNNNNNNNNNNNNNNNNNNNNNNNNNNNNNNNNNNNNNNNNNNNNNNNNNNNNNNNNNNNNNNNNNNNNNNNNNNNNNNNNNNNNNNNNNNNNNNNNNNNNNNNNNNNNNNNNNNNNNNNNNNNNNNNNNNNNNNNNNNNNNNNNNNNNNNNNNNNNNNNNNNNNNNNNNNNNNNNNNNNNNNNNNNNNNNNNNNNNNNNNNNNNNNNNNNNNNNNNNNNNNNNNNNNNNNNNNNNNNNNNNNNNNNNNNNNNNNNNNNNNNNNNNNNNNNNNNNNNNNNNNNNNNNNNNNNNNNNNNNNNNNNNNNNNNNNNNNNNNNNNNNNNNNNNNNNNNNNNNNNNNNNNNNNNNNNNNNNNNNNNNNNNNNNNNNNNNNNNNNNNNNNNNNNNNNNNNNNNNNNNNNNNNNNNNNNNNNNNNNNNNNNNNNNNNNNNNNNNNNNNNNNNNNNNNNNNNNNNNNNNNNNNNNNNNNNNNNNNNNNNNNNNNNNNNNNNNNNNNNNNNNNNNNNNNNNNNNNNNNNNNNNNNNNNNNNNNNNNNNNNNNNNNNNNNNNNNNNNNNNNNNNNNNNNNNNNNNNNNNNNNNNNNNNNNNNNNNNNNNNNNNNNNNNNNNNNNNNNNNNNNNNNNNNNNNNNNNNNNNNNNNNNNNNNNNNNNNNNNNNNNNNNNNNNNNNNNNNNNNNNNNNNNNNNNNNNNNNNNNNNNNNNNNNNNNNNNNNNNNNNNNNNNNNNNNNNNNNNNNNNNNNNNNNNNNNNNNNNNNNNNNNNNNNNNNNNNNNNNNNNNNNNNNNNNNNNNNNNNNNNNNNNNNNNNNNNNNNNNNNNNNNNNNNNNNNNNNNNNNNNNNNNNNNNNNNNNNNNNNNNNNNNNNNNNNNNNNNNNNNNNNNNNNNNNNNNNNNNNNNNNNNNNNNNNNNNNNNNNNNNNNNNNNNNNNNNNNNNNNNNNNNNNNNNNNNNNNNNNNNNNNNNNNNNNNNNNNNNNNNNNNNNNNNNNNNNNNNNNNNNNNNNNNNNNNNNNNNNNNNNNNNNNNNNNNNNNNNNNNNNNNNNNNNNNNNNNNNNNNNNNNNNNNNNNNNNNNNNNNNNNNNNNNNNNNNNNNNNNNNNNNNNNNNNNNNNNNNNNNNNNNNNNNNNNNNNNNNNNNNNNNNNNNNNNNNNNNNNNNNNNNNNNNNNNNNNNNNNNNNNNNNNNNNNNNNNNNNNNNNNNNNNNNNNNNNNNNNNNNNNNNNNNNNNNNNNNNNNNNNNNNNNNNNNNNNNNNNNNNNNNNNNNNNNNNNNNNNNNNNNNNNNNNNNNNNNNNNNNNNNNNNNNNNNNNNNNNNNNNNNNNNNNNNNNNNNNNNNNNNNNNNNNNNNNNNNNNNNNNNNNNNNNNNNNNNNNNNNNNNNNNNNNNNNNNNNNNNNNNNNNNNNNNNNNNNNNNNNNNNNNNNNNNNNNNNNNNNNNNNNNNNNNNNNNNNNNNNNNNNNNNNNNNNNNNNNNNNNNNNNNNNNNNNNNNNNNNNNNNNNNNNNNNNNNNNNNNNNNNNNNNNNNNNNNNNNNNNNNNNNNNNNNNNNNNNNNNNNNNNNNNNNNNNNNNNNNNNNNNNNNNNNNNNNNNNNNNNNNNNNNNNNNNNNNNNNNNNNNNNNNNNNNNNNNNNNNNNNNNNNNNNNNNNNNNNNNNNNNNNNNNNNNNNNNNNNNNNNNNNNNNNNNNNNNNNNNNNNNNNNNNNNNNNNNNNNNNNNNNNNNNNNNNNNNNNNNNNNNNNNNNNNNNNNNNNNNNNNNNNNNNNNNNNNNNNNNNNNNNNNNNNNNNNNNNNNNNNNNNNNNNNNNNNNNNNNNNNNNNNNNNNNNNNNNNNNNNNNNNNNNNNNNNNNNNNNNNNNNNNNNNNNNNNNNNNNNNNNNNNNNNNNNNNNNNNNNNNNNNNNNNNNNNNNNNNNNNNNNNNNNNNNNNNNNNNNNNNNNNNNNNNNNNNNNNNNNNNNNNNNNNNNNNNNNNNNNNNNNNNNNNNNNNNNNNNNNNNNNNNNNNNNNNNNNNNNNNNNNNNNNNNNNNNNNNNNNNNNNNNNNNNNNNNNNNNNNNNNNNNNNNNNNNNNNNNNNNNNNNNNNNNNNNNNNNNNNNNNNNNNNNNNNNNNNNNNNNNNNNNNNNNNNNNNNNNNNNNNNNNNNNNNNNNNNNNNNNNNNNNNNNNNNNNNNNNNNNNNNNNNNNNNNNNNNNNNNNNNNNNNNNNNNNNNNNNNNNNNNNNNNNNNNNNNNNNNNNNNNNNNNNNNNNNNNNNNNNNNNNNNNNNNNNNNNNNNNNNNNNNNNNNNNNNNNNNNNNNNNNNNNNNNNNNNNNNNNNNNNNNNNNNNNNNNNNNNNNNNNNNNNNNNNNNNNNNNNNNNNNNNNNNNNNNNNNNNNNNNNNNNNNNNNNNNNNNNNNNNNNNNNNNNNNNNNNNNNNNNNNNNNNNNNNNNNNNNNNNNNNNNNNNNNNNNNNNNNNNNNNNNNNNNNNNNNNNNNNNNNNNNNNNNNNNNNNNNNNNNNNNNNNNNNNNNNNNNNNNNNNNNNNNNNNNNNNNNNNNNNNNNNNNNNNNNNNNNNNNNNNNNNNNNNNNNNNNNNNNNNNNNNNNNNNNNNNNNNNNNNNNNNNNNNNNNNNNNNNNNNNNNNNNNNNNNNNNNNNNNNNNNNNNNNNNNNNNNNNNNNNNNNNNNNNNNNNNNNNNNNNNNNNCTGTTCCTATGGTCCTAAATTGTTAATAAAAACCTGCTTAGTTTAACACTGCTCTGATTGGCTCTGGTTTGTACATAGCTCCCCCCCAATACCTCTCTCTAATTAGTACCTGGATTCACAAGAGATTCCTGATTGGTAATCCCCAATATCCAATCATCATTGCTGATAACTTTCTTGTTGGAATGCAGGATTCCCACTGGTATAAATGCTAGGCTCCTAGCAGGTGGAGTTAGCCTGTGTTTACCTTCTGTTAGTAAGTGTGAAGATGGCCTCCCAAGTGTGTCAGAACTACCACAAGGACTGTGAGGATGCTGTTAACAAGCAGATCAACCTGGAGCTCTATTCCTCCTATGTTTACCTCTCCATGGTGAGGGTTGTATCTTTTAAGTCCTATTTTTAAAGTGATTATTATTCCATTGTAGCAGGTAGTTGCTTGGTCAGTGACCTGTATTTAGGGTGTATTTCTGTTATCCTCCTgagagcaaaaacaaaacaactgaATAGTCTTATCCCTACTGTTATGCTctgtttaaaaatcacagaactccAGGTTATGCTCTGTTCTGCAATACTTCAATCTGAAATTTCTACTCATGAAAGTGGGGAACATGAATAATATTaatgaaagtgtgtgtgtgtagtccaCTTCCTGGTCTTAATGCTAAAACTGAATGTAATTAGATGGCTTACCATCCTTGGAAGGGGGAAATTCAAATGGAAATACTGAGACTGCTTTTTGCAAGGAAGTAGTAATTTCATCTGTTAAGTTACTACTGTTTAACAGATTATTCACTTCACTCTATCAGGGTCACATCAAAAAGGGAAGGGTTTTCTAGAATGGGATTGTATGCTGAATAGGTTACAGCAAACATTATTGCTGTCTCTGGATTTCTAACCCATACCATTTCCTAATCTGATCAGGCATTCACTTTTTTTCTTGAAGCTTGTAGGCCAATACCTTCAAAGTATGAAGTGTCTCTAACTTTGAGCAATGAGATGTTTGCCCCTTGTGAATTCCTGAGCCAAGTCTGGGTCTGTGctaatgtgctttttttttctttcttcgcCGCCGCACCCCCCCAGTCTTCTTACTTTGACCGGGATGATGTTGCCCTGCGTCACTTTGCTGATTTCTTCAAGGAGCAGTCCCATGAGGAACGGGAACACGCTGAGAAACTGATGGAATTCCAGAATAAACGTGGAGGCCgagtcctcctgcaggatgtcaaGGTTGGGTCTAATGCAATGAGTGGCCCCTGGCCTGGATTCCCTTCGGACttagtcaaaaaaaaacaaattatttaaataagtgTAATACAGCAATCTCATTTTTATGAGCGGTTCCTTTTTGTAAATGCCAAGCTTGTTTTTAACTTCGATCCAACTGAGTGAAACAtttgcctgtttctctctccagaagcCAGAGCAGGATGAGTGGGGCAATGGTCTGGAGGCAATGCAGAGAGCTCTGCAGATGGAGAAGGATGTGAACCAGAGTCTGCTGGATCTGCACAAACTCTCCTCTGGCCACACGGACCCTCATGTGAGTTCTTGATGGATGAATTTTCAGTGGTGTTGAAAGCGATATTGGAATCTGCCCTGCACTCCATGTTGGTCGAGGGCTGTGTAGACTTGTTTTGGAGTAAATGTTGTTGCCTCCATTATCAATCTGATCCTAGTGTTTTTGGTTTGTTCAGTATCTGGGGTATAAATTATGGGATTGGTTCTCCATTAAATGGAATGAGCTTGGCACTTGCATGCAAGTCCAGTTGGTGCTGCCTTCTAGAGTAGTTGTAGCTGAGAAGGCAGTTCTTTAACCTGTTCTTGTAAATAGCTAGCTGTTCCACCAATCAATAACAAATTAATTCAATCTTGTCTGATCCAAATACTCAATATCGCCCTCCTGCTTCCAgctgtgtgacttcctggagaggcactacttggatgagcaagtgaagatgatcaagaagctgggagatcacatcaccaacctgaagagactgggagcccctgagaatggcctgggagagtacctgtttgacaggctcaccCTGAGCtgagtgggaatctggaatcacTTGTTCTCTAATCCAATTCTGCTTCTCTTGTATTGAATATGGAAATAAAGGATTTATTTAACTAGTCTGGTTTGCTTTCTGTAATTGTATAGTCAAAACTTAAATCGGAGTAAACCGACTTCCTAACTGGCCTGACACAACAATACCCAACCAAGGATTGGTTGTTGGTTGTCTATATCAACAATTTAGATATGGGAGCAAACCTTGGCAAAGCTGAAATCTTTGGACCAGATGGACAGGGCTTAATCTCCCAAAGATATTTAGGATGAGTGGGGCAAACATTTCCCTGAGTGACTAGGGGAGTTATCCCTTTGTGGGTGGCtgtattttttaattttaaaaaaaaaacaagctgacTACTGACCCTGGTTGGATAGTATAGATACAATATGGACTTTCTGATGCTCAAATAACACTGCTTGTCTATGGACCTAATACACGTGCTTAAGGTCAATGGCACCTTTTTCTGGTGTCCATGTCATCAATCACTTGTTTTTGACATGTCATGGTAATTGTTCAGGGGCATCACATCAGCTAGATGCTCTACACTCTGTGTACTGGCTTTTTTAATCACAGTAAATAATGCTTGTTGCATCTAGCTCCTCTTTACTGAATGTAATGGCTACCCATGAAAGGTCCGGCTGTATAAATCCAAGCTTTGAGTGAAAGGATACCAGCTCCTGAACTGACCTCCAAAAGCATagatagctgagaatgtgttTTTTCACCCCATTGGGTGAACCCACAGCAAGGGCATAGAGTAAGAGGTCTCCCCATTATGGTCTTTGTGTTTATCTCCTGGCCTGTTGTTTTACTGTTTAATTGTCTAGTGCCCTTTTGAACACTTCTGTTGAACCTGCCTCTGCAATACACAAGCTGCGGGCACTAATAAAGGGAGTCAATATTGATCAATAGAATTTAGTCTGAGGAAGAGTACTTTAGACCGAGatggagaaatcagaatggttttGAAATGAAGAGCTATGAGGGAAACAGGTGCAGAGAAAATGGGGGACCTGTTTGCAGCAATTATTAAAAACTTGCAGAGAGTAAAGAGATGATTTTAAAATGCTAATTGCATTTTAGCCTTCATAAGGCAGTGGAGCTTGAATGAtagatcattgaatccctacagaatagaagtaggccattcagcccatcacatccacaccaatcctatgaagagcattccatccttgtaaccccataattcccatggctaacccacctaactatCACATCCCTGGACAAGGCAGGCAATTCCCCACAGCCACTCCATCTAAcatgcccatctttggactgtgggacgaaagcagagcacctggaggaacccacgcagccacatgcaatatgtgtaaactccacgtacagtcacccaagactggaatcaaacccaggtccctagcattatgaggcagcagtgctaaccactgagctacagcaCCACCCATAAAGGGTGCAGTTGTAGAATGTGTAGGGTAGACCTCATCTGGATAACTGTAATCAGTTCCTATACATTGACCTTGGAGCAtgtatttttcaatttatttcatgGAAGAGGCTGTCACTGGGAAGACTCATCCCTGCTCTCCATCCCTCACTGCCCTGAAACTAAAACGTTTCTGACCACCTCAGAGGCAAGTCAAGAatgaacaacattgctgtgggtctggggtcacaggCCAGAGCAGATTATTTTCTCTAAAGATTATCACTGAAGCAGATGGATTTCTGTGAAAAGTCAacaataggtttttttttaacttcattcatgggataagggtgtcactggctaagtcagcatttactgcccatcctgaactgtccagagggcaattaagagttaaccaggttgctgtgggtctggaatcacatgtaagacCAAACCAGGTCTGGATCACAGTTACTCTCCAGTGAGTCAGATAGATTTTTCCTGaaaatggcttcatggtcatcattaaactcttaattccagatttttattgaattcaaatcccaaccaggattcccagaacatttcctggctcTCTGGtataatagtccagcaataataccactaggccattgcctccccaccacgatcacca
Coding sequences within it:
- the LOC122542005 gene encoding ferritin heavy chain A-like, translated to MASQVCQNYHKDCEDAVNKQINLELYSSYVYLSMSSYFDRDDVALRHFADFFKEQSHEEREHAEKLMEFQNKRGGRVLLQDVKKPEQDEWGNGLEAMQRALQMEKDVNQSLLDLHKLSSGHTDPHLCDFLERHYLDEQVKMIKKLGDHITNLKRLGAPENGLGEYLFDRLTLRINDLLWLHELMRTRGRWTPASTLFKEQSHEEREHAEKLMAFQNKRGGRVLLQDVKKPEQDEWGNGLEAMQRALQMEKDVNQSLLDLHKLSSGHTDPHLCDFLERHYLDEQVKMIKKLGDHITNLKRLGAPENGLGEYLFDRLTLS